Proteins found in one Quercus robur chromosome 2, dhQueRobu3.1, whole genome shotgun sequence genomic segment:
- the LOC126712380 gene encoding ATP sulfurylase 2: MSLTVKLHITNQLNLNLGQTSIINKTKFYTPRIRTKPIYHSNPLISTTSYNNKPITTMHVPSYSSSIKSSLIDPDGGALVDLVVPERERAKKKLEAEALPPVRLTKIDVEWVHVISEGWASPLRGFMRESEYLQSLHFNCLRTESGSLVNMSLPMVLAIDDDTKTRIGSSPNVGLVGPNGDLVGILRSIEIYKHNKEERIARTWGTTTPGLPYVEEVITPAGNWLVGGDLEVLNPIKYNDGLDHYRLSPQQLRKEFDRRQADAVFAFQLRNPVHNGHALLMNDTRKRLLEMGYKNPILLLHPLGGFTKADDVPLDVRMEQHSKVLEDGILDPETTIVAIFPSPMHYAGPTEVQWHAKARINAGANFYIVGRDPAGMGHPTEKRDLYDPDHGKKVLSMAPGLEKLNILPFRVAAYDTVEKKMAFFEPSRAKDFLFISGTKMRTYARTGENPPDGFMCPAGWNVLVKYYESLQAEEALQQQAVLTS, from the exons ATGTCTCTCACAGTTAAACTGCACATCACCAACCAACTCAACCTCAATCTTGGCCAAACCAGCATCATCAACAAGACCAAGTTTTACACACCAAGAATTCGAACCAAACCCATTTACCATTCCAACCCATTGATCTCCACCACCTCGTACAACaacaaacccatcaccacaATGCATGTTCCATCTTATTCATCTTCGATAAAGAGCTCTCTGATTGACCCAGATGGTGGGGCACTCGTGGATCTTGTGGTGCCAGAGAGAGAGCGTGCAAAGAAGAAGTTAGAGGCTGAGGCATTGCCTCCGGTGAGGCTTACCAAGATTGATGTTGAGTGGGTCCATGTGATTAGCGAAGGGTGGGCCAGCCCTTTGAGAGGGTTCATGAGAGAGAGTGAGTATTTGCAGAGTTTGCATTTCAATTGCTTGAGAACGGAAAGTGGTTCTTTGGTCAACATGTCGCTTCCAATGGTTTTGGCTATTGATGATGACACCAAAACTCGAATTGGGTCGTCTCCAAATGTGGGGTTGGTTGGTCCTAATGGAGATTTGGTCGGTATTCTTCGGAG TATTGAAATatacaaacataacaaagaagaaagaatagcTAGAACTTGGGGTACAACTACTCCAGGATTGCCATATGTTGAGGAGGTTATTACTCCAGCTGGAAATTGGTTGGTTGGTGGAGATTTGGAAGTGTTGAATCCTATCAAATATAATGATGGGCTTGATCACTACAGGCTCTCACCTCAACAACTCCGGAAGGAATTTGATAGGCGTCAGGCTGATGCAGTTTTTGCTTTCCAATTAAGGAACCCTGTGCATAatgggcatgctttgttaatgAATGACACACGCAAGCGACTTTTGGAAATGGGATACAAGAATCCGATTCTATTACTGCATCCTTTGGGAGGTTTCACAAAGGCAGATGATGTGCCCTTGGATGTTCGGATGGAGCAACATAGCAAG GTCCTAGAAGACGGAATTCTTGACCCTGAGACTACTATTGTAGCCATATTTCCATCACCTATGCATTATGCTGGTCCAACTGAAGTGCAGTGGCATGCCAAAGCAAGGATAAATGCAGGTGCCAATTTTTACATCGTTGGTCGTGACCCTGCAGGTATGGGTCACCCGACTGAGAAGAGGGATTTATATGACCCTGATCATGGGAAAAAAGTCTTAAGCATGGCTCCTGGCCTGGAGAAGCTAAATATTTTGCCATTCAGG GTGGCAGCCTATGACACCGTGGAAAAGAAGATGGCATTTTTTGAACCTTCACGTGCTAAAGATTTCCTCTTCATCTCCGGAACTAAG ATGCGAACTTATGCAAGGACCGGTGAGAACCCCCCTGATGGTTTTATGTGCCCTGCGGGATGGAATGTCCTCGTCAAATATTATGAGAGCTTGCAAGCTGAAGAGGCGTTGCAGCAGCAAGCCGTGTTGACTAGTTAA